Proteins from a single region of Haemorhous mexicanus isolate bHaeMex1 chromosome 4, bHaeMex1.pri, whole genome shotgun sequence:
- the NKX6-1 gene encoding homeobox protein Nkx-6.1, translated as MLALGQMDGAPPQGAFLLGSPPLAALHSMAEMKAPLYPAYPLPAGPASSSSASASPASASPSPPLGSPGLKAPAASAAAAGGLSALGTAPPQLSAATPHGINDILSRPSMPLPGAALASASPSASSAAPAGLLAGLPRFGSLSPPPPPPPALYFSPGAAAAAAAVAAGRYPKPLAELPGRTPIFWPGVMQSPPWRDARLACAPHQGSILLDKDGKRKHTRPTFSGQQIFALEKTFEQTKYLAGPERARLAYSLGMTESQVKVWFQNRRTKWRKKHAAEMATAKKKQDSETERLKGASENEEEDDDYNKPLDPNSDDEKITQLLKKHKPGGGGLLLHPPEGEASV; from the exons ATGCTGGCGCTGGGGCAGATGGACGGCGCGCCCCCGCAGGGCGCCTTCCTGCTGGGCAGCCCGCCGCTGGCCGCCCTGCACAGCATGGCCGAGATGAAGGCACCGCTGTACCCCGCGTACCCCCTACCCGCCGGgcccgcctcctcctcctccgcctccGCCTCGCCCGCCTCTGCCTCGCCCTCGCCGCCGCTCGGCTCCCCCGGCCTCAAGGCgcccgccgcctccgctgccgcCGCGGGCGGGCTCTCGGCGCtgggcacggccccgccgcAGCTCTCGGCCGCCACTCCGCACGGCATCAACGACATCCTCAGTCGGCCCTCCATGCCTCTGCCGGGCGCCGCGCTCGCCTCCGCCTCCCCCTCCGCTTCCTCGGCGGCGCCGGCCGGGCTGCTGGCCGGGCTGCCCCGCTTCGGCAGCCTCAgccctccgccgccgccgccgcccgccctcTACTTCAGCCCtggggccgccgccgccgccgccgccgtggCCGCCGGGCGTTACCCCAAGCCGCTGGCCGAGCTGCCCGGCCGGACGCCTATCTTCTGGCCGGGTGTCATGCAGAGCCCGCCCTGGAGGGACGCCCGCCTCGCCTGCGCCCCCC ATCAAGGCTCAATTTTGCTGGATAAGGACGGAAAGAGAAAACATACAAGACCCACTTTTTCTGGCCAGCAGATTTTCGCTCTGGAAAAGACTTTTGAACAGACGAAATACCTGGCGGGCCCGGAGCGAGCCCGGCTGGCCTATTCCCTGGGGATGACGGAGAGCCAAGTAAAG GTCTGGTTCCAGAACCGACGGACCAAGTGGCGGAAGAAGCACGCTGCGGAGATGGCGACGGCAAAGAAGAAGCAGGACTCGGAGACGGAGCGGCTGAAGGGCGCCTCGGAGAACGAGGAGGAGGACGATGACTACAACAAGCCCCTGGACCCCAATTCGGACGATGAGAAGATAACGCAGCTCCTGAAGAAACACAagccggggggcggcgggctGTTGCTGCATCCCCCGGAGGGGGAGGCCTCCGTCTAG